A genome region from Leptospira langatensis includes the following:
- a CDS encoding FFLEELY motif protein, with product MDQKELEPVRIAVVRSTIDRLRHTYSDLIGSIKGYDGIPDFFENNLYAPSNKEERDSALENLYEKLKTVAGKSMTDNIHQIILLNRITDSLDFDTAKVVVENNLIEGGIIPQEGLYAALGAVGRFDDRREQVRMVGETLKFFFSLSKLPMVKLIMAPIKVAASMVGATSLVDTMEAGYNLSTRIKDLQPFIESFVDRENRLLGKLMNGEKIDA from the coding sequence ATGGATCAAAAAGAACTCGAACCAGTTCGTATAGCAGTTGTAAGATCCACCATTGATAGATTGCGTCACACGTATTCGGACTTGATCGGCTCGATCAAGGGATACGACGGAATCCCAGACTTCTTCGAAAATAATCTCTACGCCCCTAGCAATAAGGAAGAGAGAGACAGCGCTCTCGAAAATCTCTACGAGAAATTAAAGACGGTCGCCGGAAAATCCATGACGGACAATATCCATCAGATCATTCTTCTGAATCGGATCACCGACTCTTTGGATTTCGATACGGCAAAGGTCGTGGTAGAGAATAATCTGATCGAAGGCGGCATAATTCCTCAGGAAGGATTGTATGCCGCGTTAGGCGCTGTCGGCAGGTTCGACGACAGAAGGGAACAGGTCCGTATGGTAGGAGAGACCTTGAAATTCTTCTTCTCTCTTTCCAAACTTCCTATGGTTAAATTGATCATGGCTCCGATCAAGGTGGCGGCTTCGATGGTTGGCGCCACTTCTCTCGTGGATACTATGGAAGCAGGTTACAATCTATCCACAAGGATCAAGGATCTGCAACCGTTCATCGAATCTTTTGTCGACAGAGAGAACCGACTTTTGGGAAAACTAATGAACGGCGAAAAAATAGACGCCTGA
- a CDS encoding methyl-accepting chemotaxis protein, with amino-acid sequence MSSSLVQTTNFSIKGAISINRIRIGFSIVMLFVNLLSIVSNAQGDGISLSTILNLLIEFTILGYGIAQIVMIRKDKLSPAFVTLCVFLDILMYSLIFIVVTVTAASLEAMVGTLKMPFFIMLYFFVMIYSGLLLSPRTTMIVGYVALIGTFSMDYFAWLNGVQFKYATDKAEEMSVFFEVIKLVFFILGIHILTSVVKFLVNVSDIAAASSKEAEQKTAEAEKTKDRITSEADALNKSTSEMKNEMDTLNTEIQSQVSSMEQIGASLEELAASTDSAAEFVKAQFIKIEELNRESDTLHSILKEVRVSTESLSKTTEESKVYSRDVSAAMEVLGTNFNEVSKSFQKVQDVNDIMREIADRTNLLALNASIEAARAGDHGKGFAVVAQEVAKLADSASENASTISKIIAEAAKLITNGNSAAEETKRKVSVQESGFSSIVTNLNQLQTRVENQGQIHDSFLKSFRELFDLSRRIESVASEQKNGTKEVVQALSSIEQSSNLISEGSSRMRSNLEELSEQSQRLVGK; translated from the coding sequence ATGTCTTCCAGCTTAGTCCAGACTACTAATTTCTCCATCAAAGGAGCGATCAGCATCAACCGGATCCGGATCGGTTTTTCGATCGTAATGCTCTTCGTGAACCTGCTCTCCATTGTGTCGAATGCGCAAGGCGACGGTATCTCCCTAAGCACCATATTGAACTTACTCATCGAATTTACTATCCTAGGATACGGGATCGCTCAGATCGTAATGATCCGAAAAGATAAACTTTCTCCAGCCTTCGTGACGCTTTGCGTATTCCTGGATATCCTGATGTATTCCCTGATCTTCATCGTGGTTACAGTTACTGCAGCTTCTCTAGAGGCTATGGTGGGAACTCTGAAGATGCCTTTCTTCATTATGCTTTACTTTTTCGTAATGATCTACTCTGGGCTTCTTCTTTCGCCTAGAACCACCATGATCGTCGGGTATGTGGCCTTGATCGGGACCTTCTCCATGGATTACTTCGCTTGGCTAAATGGGGTCCAGTTCAAATACGCGACGGATAAGGCGGAAGAGATGTCCGTATTCTTCGAGGTGATCAAACTCGTATTCTTTATCTTGGGGATCCATATCCTTACTTCGGTAGTTAAATTCTTAGTGAACGTTTCCGATATTGCGGCTGCTTCTAGCAAAGAGGCAGAGCAGAAAACTGCAGAAGCGGAGAAGACAAAAGATAGGATCACCTCCGAAGCAGACGCCTTGAACAAGAGTACTTCCGAGATGAAGAATGAGATGGATACTCTAAACACGGAGATCCAGAGTCAGGTTTCCAGTATGGAACAGATCGGTGCTTCCTTAGAAGAATTAGCGGCTTCTACCGACAGTGCAGCGGAATTTGTTAAGGCTCAGTTCATCAAGATCGAAGAATTGAATAGGGAAAGCGATACTCTTCATTCTATCCTGAAAGAGGTCCGAGTTTCTACAGAATCTCTTTCCAAAACTACCGAAGAATCCAAAGTCTATAGCCGAGATGTATCTGCCGCTATGGAAGTGCTCGGAACGAATTTTAACGAAGTAAGTAAGTCCTTCCAAAAAGTGCAGGATGTAAACGATATTATGAGAGAGATCGCCGATCGCACAAACCTCTTAGCATTAAACGCATCTATCGAAGCAGCAAGAGCGGGAGATCACGGAAAAGGATTTGCTGTTGTTGCGCAAGAAGTAGCAAAATTAGCCGACAGCGCCTCCGAAAATGCTTCCACCATTTCTAAGATCATTGCAGAAGCCGCAAAGTTGATCACAAACGGAAACTCTGCTGCAGAAGAAACCAAGAGAAAGGTCTCCGTCCAAGAGTCCGGTTTTTCTTCTATCGTTACGAACCTGAACCAACTCCAGACTCGAGTGGAAAACCAAGGCCAGATCCACGATTCCTTCTTAAAATCGTTCCGTGAATTATTCGATCTCTCTAGACGGATTGAATCCGTCGCAAGCGAACAGAAGAATGGAACGAAGGAAGTGGTGCAGGCGCTTTCTTCTATTGAGCAGTCTTCGAACCTAATTTCTGAGGGCTCTTCCAGAATGAGATCGAATTTGGAAGAGCTTTCCGAGCAATCGCAGAGATTGGTTGGAAAGTAG
- a CDS encoding CPBP family intramembrane glutamic endopeptidase, protein MEERKKHFPGVAGTIPLLLLVLVLSVLIPYSLSFLSVRLEQKILMGITNSFAFGIAILIGFKLSKRKASEVFRMDPPRPLESLSFILTAIGLSILLSEADNLFSLVYPKPRWIIDAFGGLFDGENMLQSFLLLSVVAPVTEELFFRGLLLDGFLRNYSVKTAFLLSALLFGAIHLNPWQFVSATMIGVYLAWILYHTNSIFQTILVHAVFNGIPLLVLHVLKLEIVGYTTISEFGRPQSLQPAWLDLLGLLITGFGLFSTLIFFRKRKSERSAEISYAD, encoded by the coding sequence TTGGAAGAAAGGAAAAAACATTTTCCAGGGGTAGCTGGTACGATCCCGCTACTATTACTCGTTTTAGTACTCAGTGTACTCATTCCTTATTCACTTTCTTTTCTCTCCGTAAGGTTAGAGCAAAAGATCCTAATGGGAATCACAAACTCTTTCGCCTTCGGGATTGCTATCCTGATCGGATTTAAACTGAGTAAAAGAAAGGCCTCCGAGGTGTTCCGTATGGATCCACCTCGTCCCTTGGAATCCTTGAGCTTCATCCTAACTGCGATCGGCCTTTCTATCCTCTTGTCGGAAGCGGATAATCTATTTTCCTTGGTCTATCCGAAGCCAAGATGGATCATCGATGCATTCGGCGGTTTATTCGACGGGGAGAATATGCTGCAGTCCTTTCTTCTTCTCTCGGTAGTAGCGCCAGTAACTGAGGAGCTTTTCTTTAGAGGGCTTTTGCTCGACGGATTCTTAAGGAATTATTCCGTGAAGACGGCCTTTTTGCTTTCAGCATTGTTGTTCGGTGCCATTCATCTCAACCCTTGGCAATTTGTAAGCGCTACCATGATCGGCGTGTATTTGGCCTGGATCCTGTATCATACCAACTCGATCTTTCAGACAATCCTCGTCCATGCGGTCTTCAATGGGATCCCTCTACTCGTGCTGCATGTTCTGAAATTGGAGATCGTAGGTTATACAACTATTTCGGAATTCGGAAGACCTCAGTCCTTACAGCCTGCCTGGCTAGATCTTTTGGGTTTACTCATTACTGGTTTTGGGTTATTCTCGACCCTGATTTTCTTTCGAAAAAGGAAAAGCGAAAGATCGGCTGAAATTTCCTATGCCGATTAA